The Triticum aestivum cultivar Chinese Spring chromosome 5A, IWGSC CS RefSeq v2.1, whole genome shotgun sequence genomic sequence AGTAGTCCTAATTGGCACATGCATAGCCACCGAGTTGCACAATCTGGTCCGCATAGTCGTATATGAATTGTTTTGCAACTAGGCAGGCCGCATAGTCGCATATGAATTGTTTTGCAACTAGGCGGGTCCCCTTATCCAAATTTTTTTGATTGACTTGCCAACCAAGTAGTATAACTGTTTCTGGGTGGCAATTTTGTTAATTTTGACTAATGTGTTTGTTCTTTTTCTGTTTTGCAGAGACAAATTGGTTGGTGAAGAAGAGGTGTCTGGCAGTGAAATAAAGGTTTATATTTTCTTTTTTATCCTATGACCATTTATTATGCTCTTCTCTTTTACCCTCTCAGCAGTTCAATCTTTTTTGTTCATTGTAGGGTTCTCCAAATAGGACCTCTCAGCGGGATTCAAAACGGGCTGCTAAGCGGCAACCATGTGGCACTGATAATGACGGGGATGGAAAGGCTGATGACGtgtctgaaagtgctagtgatcgactagaggggggtgaataggcgatttttatgaaagtcttcaaaacatgtaagtttcgaagacaaacgatagaaataaacctattatcgcgcagcggaaggtagactacactaggtaaaccatagtcatgtattcaatgaagtgagagcacaataactaatggcagctaggcagtaaggatcaggtaggaagatattgtgaagccaatcagaacaagcagtcactcagtgaagacagaagataatgcaatcatacagtAACTTCACTaagaccaacagtaagtaaagtgaagggaaggatgaaaccagtgactcgttgaagacaataatttgttggaccagttccagttgctgtgacaattgtatgtctggttagggaggctgagattcaactcagaagacctcgtcttcaccttattccccttgagctaaggacacccagtcctcgcccaatcactctggtaagtcttcaaggtagacttccaaaccttcacagacttcgttcaccggcgatccacaatgactcttggatgctcagaacgcgacgcctaaccggctggaggattcacagtcctcaagtgtaataagtcttcagatcacacagacaagaagacttaagtgatgcctaacactctttggctctgggttgttagggctttatcctctcaaggaattctctctcaaaggcttcgaggtgggttgctctcaaatgacaaaagtcgtactttaactctgagcagccaaccgtttatggttgaagggggtgggctatttatagccactaggcaacccgacctgatttgtccgaaatgaccctgggtcactaaggaactgacacgtgttccaacggttagatttcaaacacacacggcaactttacttgggctacaagcaaagctgacttgtccaactctgaacaagattcgctctcatagtcttcactcgaagacataggttttggttaagcatcacttcagtcattctgactggttctcttggaccccacttaacagtatggtggttcctatgactcaacaaagaagaagaagaactacgaaagatctaagtcttcgcgctccatagtcttcatgcgatgtcttctcttgtcatagtcttcaatgtgaatgtcttcacataccacctttgacttcaatgtcttcatacatttttaggggtcatctctggtaagaaaaccgaatcaatgagggacttctacctgtgttatcctgcaattctcacaaacacattagtccctcaactaggtttgtcgtcaatactccaaaaccaactaggggtggcactagatgcacttacaatctccccctttttggtgattgatgacaaactagttgaagttttcaacggggaatataatatgtgaaattgtaaaggataaggaattgtcttcataagttgcaagagctcccctgaagatgtgcatataagtaatttgcttttggaatgcaaatgcacatagcaggttgtacttgtggagatcctcttcaacttatgatgacaattcattatgcatgtaacggtatgtgaagataatgacatgcataatggaaaatggacgtctgcaaatgatctaagtgcggaatttatcgtcgcacatgcggaatttatcatcgcatcacaaaatagcaaataagtagcagacgaccattgagtttaagtgttacaactcaaggaaccaaatgtatcaaaacgagagttgtaaacactaggcaaaacataaagtaactgcccatattgacccgcttgaagactatcaaactcatatgcttctcccccttttgtcagtgaggaccaaaaaggtttgaagacatagagcatctactcgttcccacgaagagtaggtgaagcagcagggtcgccggtggtgtttggcggtgcagaagaacttggggcagtgtcgaggcatacagaagtagggggcggtgaagtggcatcatcttcgtcctcgatcactctggcattcacagttgccgcagaggaagaaaactcagagtcttcaagagatggagttcgtcgcagcacagcccttcggggaggtgtggagtcaaacttgaagcgttcagagaagccatcctcttgaagatcatcctcagagctcataagcgtcagccctttccatgtacgccgacaagtttcatgggcaacaaaggcattcttggtggcaagattgcgaatgcggttgacatccaccaagaggctttgcatttggcgcttcaactagtcatgatgcctatcatgtttctgatgaagagcaactagaagctctcggtcattgagaacacgagatcgctttttgggtcgttgggcaatagtgctctcagtggcttcagtaagagcacgatgaggtgcacgtgtagttccagccagaggataaacatgagtgactgcttcaactccttcaatgttctgagtgaaactttgatgctccgcattctgaagactaagaggttccttggcaggctcaggataaatggcttcaatggacatatccacatcaggcagaaagatccgatgattgcgagcagatggctgatatgagatagcggagtggagtttaatcagccgcattatccatggagcgtagatcttcaagccaaaaagatcagagcctaatgcagcaagttggcggatgaagaagtcatgtgcattgaagcatttgccatgaagaatatagaagaccaaagtcttcattgcaccttccagcttggcatgtggagaatgtcctttgatgggccagagagttcgccttatgatgtgatagatggtccttggcagatactcaaggtcttcaacaaagaactccttaggatatgcagcatcttgtggcaagggcttcatcatactgagcatctgactcatgttcggttcaggcttctaAAAGAtgttctccatagcttcactgtgaagctgacagccaggttcatagagatctccaggagtgggcaaaccagtgagctcaatgatatcaaaggctttggcttcgtgatgaacatttcctgtcatccactccaggacccaagtcttcggatccctgttgtaaccACGGATGTGAAgttggcataaaattggagcagcaactcttcgttccagtgctcttggtcggtgataaaaggcaacaatccaacctctttgaagtaATCCAGAGCTTCTtacagacagggcagaccagctattgcttcagtGTCAAGATGCTTATGTGGGAATATGCGACCTTGATtatacagaatgcaggagtaatagctttgctacggatagctccagaaccgatcagaagatattcgttcccttgagtaggggttcttggagctattgaagaaggtgttgtctgctttgaagccgttgacattgaaggatccaggtgctgatgcaggacctggaaacctgggcaacatTGGCATTGGTTTCTGTACCTGAGGCTtgtgctcaatatgatagtcaaactaaggaccagcagcaggtgcaggaacagaagcagtggcatcattggcttcgctgacttttggttcttgggttggtggaggctccacatttgcttcggccatgacagcgtcagtggcttcattggtgttggtggtggcagcctcaagattttctacctccacttgacgagctggagggtcgggcacaagcacgttctcctcgagaacagcttcttcagtagttgggggagtaggaacacgttcttcttcttgagtgtcatcggctgatgcagccggaatgtcttcagcagttttagcGTCAGACTCagagacttgagaccttggtcctttgcgaagcctgcgtaacgcaggCGAcccctttggagatggagttggctgggcctcaaagtcatcttcttcttcttgccggggtggtgtgacttgttgttgttgtgggtgatcagcccatgttgcatcctgagcaattggcgtcaaaggacgaccaatgctgatgagttcgctgtgcgtaagcacaggcgatgatacatgttggtgctcgatctgaggaaggactacatcatcttcaacattgtcatggtgaccaatgtcttcagcagcggtggtatcagctgctggaatgtcttccgcttcataagcctctgtggaagcaggctcatggacagtcagttggcactcttgatgttcaacatcagggcgaaccatggagataggttcaacaattaagggctctgtgggagcagcccgttccttcttggtcttccgcttcttcttggagggagcagtatcagaggcttcaggatattttctctttctagcttcagcctcagcagtcctcgtcttcttcaattctgaagcggtagacctggcttttggcttcgagccagtcatgctggttgggaagacaatgggatctgcttcctgccttggtgcattgggttcggccacagtgggcttcttcttcttcttagcagccatcctgggatcaatgcctgaatgcccaagggccttgcgcttctcagccttgttgtaggcttgcacacacttgtcagccaggctcttcatgcgctcacgagaaccctgagcttctgcacatttcttgagaaaggcttccttgagttCGTGCAGCATattcttgaagttcttcacctcttgcacgctgagcttggccatatgcttcttgaactgggctttttcaaagtcaatcttttgcttcagttcaacgatgcgctgggcgatagctaactctgaagcaatggcgccatgaaaggcgacactaaggccaattgggagttgcagatcgtcaaagctgagGTAGGGCatttcaaaccactcatcgatgaagtcgtggatgattgccacatcaaagagaggaaaattgttgaagatttctgcttcttctttgctcttgatcagttgctcaagagcatcatctgccagatcttcatcactggacagatcaatggcatcattgcgcagaatggcagcagcagtcagttcttggctggtgtgtggcagaggcatcttgactctctggggcttggagatgcgtgacagatcttcagactgcacactgtcttcaggaggtgcagtagccagtggcttcgcccgtgagttTTTGGgggctgaggcaggctttgaagctttaggttgcttcagtttctttggcatCGGTGCTGTAGGCGCTTtgtcagattcagcgtcatctgcaggcgcATCCacagctgtcccttgaaccacgatatgagtgatgagaccttccaggttatagaagggcccaacaagaatgggttcagcttcgcgggtgccatcagcacggggagctgagggaccagggttgaagtctagtcccaatgacttcttgttctgctcggagttcttggcaaactggaagttgcgcttgaacagattgtcgtcacgacaccatagtagtgacgatgggtcagcatcagcaggttgtggtccacggaccatgcagggatagaaaccttgttcaatggcttgatctctggacctgggttgaagatttttgtataggatgtctccccaaggtcgcttgatggcatttttctcagcatattcctgggtcacaaaccggtatttgaaccattgttctgcccaatatcttcgaatccattggattcgggtcttgcgctaattgtaatcctcttcaggatctgtcttgtaaagctctgagaggtcatcaggcaagtctcttgatgttcccccacgacgctgtctgccacccttccttacggatttctctgcagccatgaacttcaaactgaatggcttcaacatgttcaaaggctttagaggctttcgcttgctggacaaacaggaactggcttcgggagaatttatatgatgttgtaagaattctgcaaatgaatgcagactatgagaaccaagggattctcccacggacatgtacctatgacagcattaaggtgcgagggaaggggaagaggtcatatgcattctcagaagattttgaagataaatcagtttagaagacattgacctcatcgtgcgaagacattcactcatagataaggagttggttccagatttgtacgaatccagagatcagtacaagtgaggaatctaactactttgtgaagcataagtgaacatactaggcataatatgagatgcagtatgaagtggatccaacatgtgtgaacaaaaactacttgtggtagaaagtgacgaatctgtaggatcaaaggggccgtaaaaaggaagttttatttaccacacaaggaattgctagacggagtggaagaggaggccgagcagttcgaccgtccgtgccctaacttggcgacggaggacacctacggtaacggcggagaagacgatgtccgcggccggcgtgaagacagcgtcggagaggttgcggaagctaagcgcttcgtcaccggcgtcgtcgagggctagcggtggcgctagggttagtgcgagagtggaagaaaggataatgactgtggtgaggcgtgtatttatagggacagggacggcatagtgttattacacaggtgcccctagcgattcacatctgaagaacacgtggccatcatgcagcatatcggaggttgttccacgttcccacgcacgcctggattgtcgggtggtcgttcccacttctccgggtttcaggtgaaggaatttgcattgaaaacggacttaatgtttgtctctgtatcttctgctgacaaggacgcagagaagacattcgacagtttcaatagaatgcatatgatttggagagatagagtttgagatagaaagcatagagaggttagggtccgatcacattcacttagttcaaaagattcaacaacaagacatagctataagtgaatgctgtagaggacagaacactatatatatatatgaaaaagacaatcaaaccaacatagtgaagataatcatgaggacaagttgagaatgaagacaaacaaaatgtgaagacatagaaaatgtaacgccatgggtaaaacgtttcaaacagaagaatttggtggtggcgttacccatcgtataggaagtattagacccagacacggcacacaattatcgtggcgctccgaaatcaaattccacattaatgtattcacacttagaatgtatgtcttcattgattggaGATATaatttacttcatgtgttgcacatctaagtcatcaatatgcataagtgttaggatgtgtgcctgatcacaggacatttgaggattctaagatatttagctcacaccgtaacttgcaaaatctcttctcatccaagggcttggtgaagatatctaccaattgctcttcagtgttgacgtgtatgatatcaatatcttccttcgcaacatgatctctgagaaagtgatgacaaatttcaatgtgctttgtcttcgagtgctgaactgggttattggcaatcttgatggcgctttcattgtcgcagtagagtggaacttgcttcagatgaatgccatagtctttgagtgtttgcttcatctacagaagctgagcgcagcaagatccagcagcaatgtattcagattcagcagtggagagagatacacagttttgcttctttgaagaccaacatacaagtgatcgtcctagaaaatgacatgtgcctgatgtagacttgcgatccactttgtcaccagcataatcagcatccgagaatccaaccagatcaaactctgagccctttggataccataatcctagagttggggtgtaagccaaatatcgaagaattcgcttcacagctaagtg encodes the following:
- the LOC123106603 gene encoding uncharacterized protein produces the protein MTPPEVEGGAAEPEVQAEQISRGCGAGEATPPYPSTFLRGRRQSSWEGTYRDKLVGEEEVSGSEIKGSPNRTSQRDSKRAAKRQPCGTDNDGDGKADDVSESASDRLEGGE